The following proteins come from a genomic window of Candidatus Binatus sp.:
- the clpB gene encoding ATP-dependent chaperone ClpB, producing the protein MNANRFTEKLQEALGRAQNAALTAHNQAVDVEHLIASLLEDDEGLASSIVKLTGADRDAIRRKLGAELAKIPQVTGGGSDSGQVYATQRLGRVLARAEQEAGKLKDEYVSVEHVLIAMLDEPGAASKILREAGLTHDKLMAVLKKVRGNQRVTSSNPEATYQSLEKYGRDLTKLASAGKIDPVIGRDEEIRRVIQVLSRRTKNNPVLIGEPGVGKTAIVEGLARRIVAGDVPEGLKNRKLVALDMGALIAGAKFRGEFEERLKAVLKEVQEAAGEIILFIDELHTVVGAGAAEGAMDASNLLKPMLARGELHCIGATTLDEYRKYIEKDAALERRFQPVVVEEPSVEDTISILRGLKERYEVHHGIRIKDAALVTAAVLSKRYITDRFLPDKAIDLMDEAAAKLRTEKESMPVEIDEVNRRMMQLEIEREALKRETDQSSRDRLQKLEKELAEIKEKRAGLQAQWETETGGLEKLAKIKAEIEQTRLAIERAKREYDLNKVAELQYGKLASLEKELGAEEQKLIEKHSGGKRLIKEEVDEDDIAEVVARWTKIPVSRLLEGEVQKLAHLEQHLHKRVIGQDEAVIAVSDAVIRARSGLKDPNRPIGSFIFLGPTGVGKTELARALAEFLFDSEAAMIRIDMSEYMEKHTVSRLVGAPPGYVGFDEGGQLTEAVRRRPYSVILFDEIEKAHADVFNVLLQLLDDGRLTDGHGRTVDFRNTVVIMTSNIASQIILGFKGQDYEKMKGQALEVLRQSFRPEFLNRVDEVVVFHPLTREELRQIVDVQLVRLRARLEERKIELELTDKARDYLAEHGYDPSYGARPLKRLIQRELETALGRKLLAGEIRDSSRVTVDAGARGLGFSSQPLASAR; encoded by the coding sequence ATGAACGCCAACCGATTCACCGAAAAACTCCAGGAGGCGCTTGGGCGCGCGCAAAACGCCGCGCTCACCGCGCATAACCAGGCCGTCGACGTCGAGCATTTGATAGCGTCGCTGCTCGAAGATGACGAAGGGCTGGCGTCCTCGATCGTGAAGCTGACGGGCGCCGATCGCGACGCGATCCGCCGCAAGCTCGGCGCTGAACTCGCCAAAATTCCGCAAGTAACCGGCGGCGGCTCTGACAGCGGGCAAGTTTACGCGACCCAGCGCCTGGGACGGGTGCTGGCGCGCGCAGAGCAGGAGGCGGGCAAGCTCAAGGACGAGTACGTTTCGGTCGAGCACGTGTTGATCGCGATGCTCGATGAGCCCGGCGCCGCTTCGAAAATCCTGCGCGAAGCAGGGTTGACGCACGACAAGCTGATGGCCGTGCTCAAGAAGGTCCGCGGCAACCAGCGCGTCACCTCGTCGAACCCCGAGGCGACCTACCAGTCGCTGGAAAAATACGGCCGCGACCTGACCAAGCTCGCGTCGGCCGGCAAGATCGATCCGGTGATAGGACGCGACGAGGAAATTCGACGCGTAATCCAGGTCCTCTCGCGCCGCACCAAGAACAACCCGGTGCTGATCGGCGAGCCGGGGGTCGGCAAGACCGCGATTGTCGAGGGTCTCGCGCGGCGAATCGTTGCGGGCGACGTGCCCGAGGGCCTCAAGAATCGCAAGCTGGTTGCGCTCGACATGGGAGCGCTGATAGCGGGCGCCAAATTCCGCGGCGAGTTCGAAGAACGCCTGAAAGCCGTGTTGAAGGAAGTGCAGGAGGCTGCGGGCGAGATAATTCTGTTCATCGACGAGTTGCATACCGTCGTCGGCGCGGGCGCGGCTGAAGGCGCGATGGATGCGTCGAACCTGCTCAAGCCCATGCTGGCGCGCGGCGAACTGCATTGCATCGGCGCGACCACACTCGACGAGTATCGCAAGTATATCGAGAAAGACGCCGCGCTGGAGCGGCGCTTTCAGCCGGTGGTGGTCGAGGAGCCGAGCGTCGAGGACACCATCTCGATTCTGCGCGGGCTGAAGGAACGCTACGAGGTCCATCACGGAATTCGAATCAAGGACGCCGCGCTGGTGACGGCCGCGGTGCTGTCGAAACGCTACATCACCGATCGATTCCTGCCCGACAAGGCAATCGACCTGATGGATGAAGCGGCGGCCAAGCTGCGCACCGAGAAGGAATCGATGCCGGTCGAGATCGACGAGGTCAATCGGCGCATGATGCAGCTGGAAATCGAGCGCGAGGCGCTCAAGCGCGAGACCGATCAGTCCTCGCGCGATCGGCTGCAGAAACTCGAGAAGGAGCTGGCCGAGATCAAGGAAAAGCGCGCGGGCCTGCAGGCGCAGTGGGAAACCGAAACAGGCGGCCTCGAGAAACTCGCGAAAATTAAAGCCGAGATCGAACAAACCAGACTTGCGATCGAAAGAGCCAAGCGCGAGTACGACCTCAACAAGGTCGCCGAGCTGCAGTACGGCAAGCTCGCGTCGCTCGAGAAGGAACTCGGCGCCGAAGAGCAGAAGCTGATCGAGAAGCACTCCGGCGGCAAGCGATTGATCAAGGAAGAAGTGGACGAGGACGATATCGCCGAAGTCGTCGCGCGATGGACCAAAATTCCAGTCTCGCGGCTGCTCGAAGGCGAGGTGCAGAAGCTCGCGCATCTCGAGCAGCATCTGCACAAACGCGTGATCGGCCAGGACGAAGCGGTGATCGCCGTCTCCGACGCCGTAATTCGCGCCCGCTCGGGACTCAAGGATCCCAACCGCCCGATCGGGTCCTTCATTTTTCTCGGCCCCACCGGCGTGGGCAAGACCGAACTCGCGCGCGCACTGGCCGAGTTCCTGTTCGACAGCGAAGCGGCGATGATCCGAATCGACATGTCCGAGTACATGGAGAAGCACACCGTCTCGCGGCTGGTCGGCGCGCCTCCGGGCTATGTCGGCTTCGATGAGGGCGGGCAACTGACGGAAGCCGTGCGGCGCCGTCCGTACTCGGTAATCCTGTTTGACGAGATCGAAAAAGCGCACGCCGACGTGTTCAACGTGCTGCTGCAATTGCTCGACGACGGCCGGCTTACCGACGGTCACGGACGCACGGTCGATTTCCGCAACACCGTTGTGATCATGACGTCGAATATCGCCAGCCAGATTATTCTCGGCTTCAAGGGACAGGACTACGAGAAGATGAAGGGGCAGGCGCTCGAGGTCTTGCGTCAGAGCTTCAGGCCCGAGTTTCTCAACCGCGTTGACGAGGTCGTCGTGTTCCATCCTCTGACCCGCGAAGAGCTGCGCCAAATAGTCGACGTCCAACTGGTGCGGCTGCGCGCGCGGCTCGAGGAGCGCAAGATCGAGCTCGAATTGACCGACAAAGCGCGCGATTATCTGGCCGAGCATGGTTACGATCCCTCGTACGGGGCGCGTCCGCTGAAACGGCTTATCCAGCGCGAGCTCGAGACGGCGCTGGGGCGGAAATTGCTCGCGGGTGAGATTCGCGACAGTTCGCGGGTCACCGTGGACGCCGGCGCTCGAGGTCTGGGGTTCTCCAGCCAGCCACTGGCCAGCGCCAGGTAG
- a CDS encoding efflux RND transporter periplasmic adaptor subunit: MSRRNFNPIALAALAAALGAAISAAGCHSDSAGSAAAVPEATPAVRLVRQQGVELIQFNANEVPGLAMEEVRNVELPGLLETSGQITYDDRSVSTIVSRVQGRIEQTRVSLWDNVHRGEKIVALYSPDFMTAQAEYLQAHESSILLAAPGVGASSDFAGTLLLAAKRKLQFLGMSDADIQAIKAPDPIVWMRAPISGTVVDNKVQRGAAVNPGDVLFSLGTLDDVWITGDIYEDDLARVRVGQQLSAVTTAFPDEVFKGVIARISPNIDPATHTLQIRCEVKNPGARLKPQMLAKVTIVTRPGQALVIPQDALVFDIDNYYAFVEVSPGTFEHRRVSIASWSRVGYARVVSGLKAGDRVVSGETLQVNALWHEAHGESS, encoded by the coding sequence ATGAGCCGGCGCAATTTCAACCCCATCGCGCTCGCCGCGCTGGCGGCCGCCCTCGGCGCCGCAATTTCGGCCGCTGGATGCCACAGCGATTCGGCCGGTAGCGCCGCCGCGGTCCCTGAAGCGACCCCCGCGGTCCGACTGGTTCGGCAGCAGGGCGTTGAGCTGATCCAGTTCAATGCCAACGAGGTTCCCGGTCTGGCGATGGAGGAGGTGCGCAACGTCGAGCTGCCGGGCCTGCTGGAAACATCCGGACAGATCACCTACGACGATCGCAGTGTCTCCACGATCGTTTCGCGCGTGCAGGGGCGAATCGAGCAAACGCGCGTCTCGCTGTGGGACAACGTTCATCGCGGCGAAAAAATCGTCGCGCTCTACAGCCCCGACTTCATGACCGCGCAAGCCGAGTATCTCCAGGCTCACGAGTCTTCAATTCTACTGGCGGCGCCCGGCGTTGGGGCTTCGTCGGATTTTGCCGGCACTCTATTGCTGGCCGCCAAACGCAAACTGCAGTTTCTCGGGATGAGCGATGCCGACATCCAGGCCATCAAGGCGCCCGATCCTATTGTCTGGATGCGCGCGCCGATCAGCGGCACCGTCGTCGATAACAAGGTGCAGCGCGGGGCCGCCGTCAATCCGGGCGACGTGCTTTTCTCGCTCGGCACGCTCGACGACGTCTGGATCACCGGTGATATCTACGAGGACGATCTCGCACGCGTGCGCGTCGGCCAGCAGTTGTCGGCGGTAACGACCGCTTTTCCCGATGAAGTGTTCAAGGGCGTGATCGCGCGCATCAGTCCGAATATCGATCCCGCCACGCACACGCTGCAAATCCGCTGCGAAGTGAAAAATCCCGGCGCCAGGCTCAAACCGCAGATGCTTGCGAAGGTGACCATCGTCACGCGGCCCGGCCAGGCGCTGGTAATCCCTCAGGACGCCCTCGTATTCGACATCGACAACTATTACGCATTCGTCGAGGTGAGCCCCGGCACGTTCGAGCATCGCAGGGTCTCGATCGCGTCGTGGAGCCGCGTCGGCTACGCGCGCGTGGTCTCCGGGCTCAAGGCCGGCGACCGCGTGGTCAGCGGCGAGACCCTCCAGGTGAACGCGCTATGGCACGAGGCTCACGGGGAAAGTTCCTAG
- a CDS encoding TolC family protein, with protein sequence MAEVTDLGHGDGTFPRRRRIAMDDVDRGVAMPTIKIGGALMLAIALLIAAVMPARGEVGLKANDLVEIAVESNPQVRAVYAQWEAAQHQVLQNYAPADPTFTYSNVDSSKDFNAALHAHAFSETFQFPGEAFLQADESRRTAEIARLRYEAAVRDLRAGVETAYYQVVLDEGLIAINGENIGNLKQVVNVTQAQYTGGQAQQSDFIGAELALEQAQLQQRQYQTNRLNDRAGLNQLLYRKPAAPLDLDQKIELKPLEIKLDKAVDTATHARQEILAAALTEKNSTTAVTLAEMEYLPNYTVGYEFDYILQSGARPLPGVTQAHTFSIGFNMPVFFWIHQREDVRSAQHSLQAARYSMNSVLSQTEATVTQLFQSAQFAYESAQVYSGRLIPLADQDFKVALVAYQSGKVDFLTLSSALQSDYASRLTYLQNANQFFAGEVALEQAIGAPLHQ encoded by the coding sequence GTGGCTGAGGTAACCGATTTGGGCCACGGCGATGGAACCTTTCCGCGCCGGCGACGTATTGCCATGGACGATGTTGATCGAGGAGTTGCGATGCCAACGATAAAGATTGGCGGTGCGTTGATGCTTGCGATCGCGTTGCTGATCGCAGCCGTTATGCCGGCGCGCGGCGAGGTCGGGCTTAAGGCCAATGATCTGGTGGAAATCGCAGTAGAATCGAATCCCCAGGTTCGTGCGGTGTATGCGCAGTGGGAGGCCGCACAGCATCAGGTTCTGCAGAACTATGCTCCCGCGGATCCGACCTTCACCTACTCGAATGTGGATAGCAGCAAAGATTTCAACGCGGCGCTGCACGCCCATGCATTCAGCGAAACTTTCCAGTTTCCGGGAGAAGCGTTTCTACAGGCGGATGAATCAAGGCGGACCGCCGAGATTGCGCGTTTGAGGTATGAGGCGGCGGTGCGCGACCTGCGAGCCGGCGTTGAGACCGCATATTACCAGGTAGTGCTGGATGAGGGGCTGATTGCAATCAACGGCGAGAATATCGGCAACTTGAAACAGGTCGTTAACGTAACCCAGGCCCAATACACGGGGGGTCAGGCGCAACAATCCGATTTCATCGGTGCCGAGCTAGCTCTCGAGCAGGCTCAGTTGCAGCAACGCCAGTACCAAACCAACCGTTTGAACGACCGAGCGGGACTGAATCAACTGCTCTATCGGAAACCGGCCGCGCCGTTGGACCTTGACCAGAAGATCGAGCTGAAACCGCTGGAGATCAAGCTGGATAAAGCAGTCGACACCGCAACGCACGCGCGCCAGGAGATACTCGCAGCCGCGCTAACGGAGAAAAATTCAACCACGGCGGTGACACTCGCTGAGATGGAATATCTGCCGAACTATACGGTCGGATACGAGTTTGATTATATTCTGCAATCCGGCGCCCGGCCTCTGCCCGGCGTTACGCAGGCGCACACGTTTTCGATTGGATTCAATATGCCAGTATTTTTCTGGATCCATCAGCGCGAGGACGTAAGGTCGGCGCAACATTCGTTGCAGGCCGCTCGTTACAGCATGAATTCCGTCCTAAGCCAAACCGAGGCAACCGTCACGCAATTGTTCCAGTCCGCGCAATTCGCCTACGAGTCGGCCCAAGTATACAGCGGGCGGCTGATTCCCCTGGCCGACCAGGACTTCAAAGTGGCATTGGTCGCTTATCAGTCGGGCAAAGTCGACTTCCTTACATTGTCCTCGGCCTTACAAAGCGATTACGCGTCGCGCCTCACGTACCTTCAGAACGCCAATCAGTTCTTTGCCGGAGAAGTGGCGCTGGAGCAGGCGATCGGAGCGCCGTTGCATCAATGA
- a CDS encoding c-type cytochrome yields MLGVIVVKKQSREIFKDVIGLPARVIRAGGLMVAIAIAAIPAPATCFPWSIDMYRGPEIQPFAEAPRVTPADTIPVHGGEPPMSLEQAAIKMHNPLQATPENLAKGKEQFNAYCAPCHGESAQGNGPVAHILKKPPKSLLVGAIKDRPDGYIYGVIRDGALSSPSYAEEMPPEQRWRVVMYLRSMQSAAAAKAKVAGN; encoded by the coding sequence ATGCTCGGGGTGATTGTCGTAAAGAAGCAGAGCCGGGAGATTTTCAAAGACGTGATTGGTCTGCCCGCCAGGGTGATTCGCGCTGGGGGATTGATGGTTGCGATTGCGATCGCGGCGATCCCGGCGCCGGCGACTTGCTTCCCGTGGAGTATCGACATGTACCGCGGGCCGGAAATTCAGCCGTTCGCCGAGGCGCCGCGCGTCACTCCGGCCGACACAATTCCCGTTCATGGCGGAGAACCGCCGATGAGCCTCGAGCAGGCGGCGATCAAGATGCACAATCCCTTGCAGGCGACGCCGGAAAATCTCGCCAAGGGCAAAGAGCAGTTCAATGCTTACTGCGCGCCGTGTCACGGAGAATCCGCGCAGGGTAACGGTCCCGTCGCGCACATCCTGAAAAAGCCGCCGAAAAGTCTGCTCGTTGGCGCCATCAAGGATCGTCCCGACGGCTATATCTACGGCGTGATTCGCGACGGCGCCCTGTCGAGTCCCTCCTACGCTGAAGAAATGCCCCCCGAGCAGCGCTGGCGGGTCGTGATGTACCTGCGATCGATGCAGAGTGCCGCGGCCGCAAAAGCCAAAGTCGCCGGCAACTGA